One region of Phosphitispora fastidiosa genomic DNA includes:
- a CDS encoding reverse transcriptase domain-containing protein, whose protein sequence is MEAYGINLQEELNRLHHQLKTGIYEPDPVLRVEIPKADGTKRPLGIPTVRDRIVQQALLNILQPIFEPDFHPSSYGYRPGRSCHQAVAKAEMFINKYGLCHVVDMDLSKCFDRLDHELILKGINRKISAGSILKLVKKFLTAGVMKDGVWEETDLGSPQGGVISPLISNIYLD, encoded by the coding sequence TACGGCATAAATTTGCAAGAGGAACTAAACCGACTTCATCACCAACTGAAAACCGGCATTTACGAACCAGACCCAGTGTTAAGAGTGGAAATACCAAAAGCTGACGGAACTAAACGTCCGCTTGGAATACCCACTGTAAGAGACCGAATAGTTCAGCAAGCTCTTCTTAACATTCTACAACCTATCTTTGAACCCGACTTTCATCCATCAAGCTATGGATACAGACCGGGACGCTCCTGTCATCAGGCAGTGGCAAAGGCGGAAATGTTCATAAACAAATATGGCCTATGCCATGTAGTGGATATGGACCTGTCCAAATGCTTTGACCGGCTGGACCATGAATTAATCTTAAAGGGAATTAACCGAAAAATTAGTGCCGGCAGTATCTTGAAGCTAGTCAAGAAGTTCTTGACAGCGGGAGTAATGAAAGACGGGGTGTGGGAGGAAACAGACCTTGGAAGCCCTCAGGGGGGAGTCATTTCTCCATTAATTTCCAATATTTACCTAGATGA